The DNA window GCCGCGGCGCATGGATCCTCAACCGTGTTGGAGATCAGGGCTACCCCATCGACACCATCCTCACCACCCGCATGAAGGTGTTCCTGCAGATGCTGCTGGGCCTTTCCATGGCGAGCGACTATGCAGAGAAGCAGATGAGCGCGAGGTTTGACCACTCGCACTACGGCCTGAAGCCAAAGCACAggtgccagcaaaagctccccctgcccaggaggGACCCCCTGGCTCCCTGCCATGTCCAGCCTCACTTGGCCATTTCCTTGCTCCCTGGgcccaggctggggctgaggcACCAGGCCTGGAAACCCAGTTAATAGCTCTGCTCTGACCAGACAAGGCAAAAGGGAGCCCCTTCTGGGGACCCTTGGTGGCACCAGTGCAGTAGCAGCTGCTGAGCACCCCTGGGGGACCACCACTATTGGTGAggagcatccctggggctgAGCATCCCTGCGGACAAGCATCCTCAGAGCAGGAGCAATGGCCAGAGCAGGGCATGGAGCAGAGACACCCTACCACAGCACCCTGATGGCTCCTTGTGCTTTCCAGGATCCTTGACCAGCACCCAAGCATCAATGACGACCTGCCCAACCGCATCATTTCGGGCAAGGTGCTGGTGAAGCCAAACATCCGGGAGTTCACGGAGACGTCTGCCATCTTTGATGACGGCACCAGGGAAGAGATTGATGCTGTGGTCTTTGCCACAGGATACagcttctctttccccttcctcgAGGGCTACGTGAAGGTGGTGGAGAACCAGATCCCCCTCTACAAATTCATGTTTCCCCCTGACCTGGAGAAGCCAACGCTGGCTTTCATTGGCCTCGTCCAGCCCCTGGGCGCCATCATGCCCATCTCTGAGCTCCAGTGTCGCTGGGCCACCCGCGTCTTCAAGGGTAAGTGAAGGAAACCCCCCCTGTGGCTGCAGCCTGGGCCTGCACCCCGGGAGCCAGGGCAGACGGTGCCCAGCCATGTTtgggaggcagcagccagctggtcACGCCCTAGTCACGGGCGATGGCATGGCCATCTTGCAGCCATCATGGTGAGCCAGGCTTTTGCCTGAGCAGCGCAGGGATATCCGTACCCTGCGCCCCATTGCCTGGTCCTTCCCATCCTGAGGGGCTGGGACATGCCTCGGGTGCCAGAGTGCCCGCACGGTGCTGCTGACAGGGGCGCAGCAGCCAGGCAAGGGAAGCACTGCACCAGCCACTGTCCCCAGTGGGGTGCAGCACCCCCATGCTGTGGCCCATCCTCCCTAGGGTTGAACAAGCTGCCCTCACGGCATGACATGGAGGCTGACATCAAGCATAAAAGAGAAGCGATGGCAAAGAGGTAAGACCACTGCGCAAAAAGGGACAAGGCCGGTCTGAGCACGGCTGCTCGTGGCCACCCGTCCTGTCCCGAGGCTGCGTCCCAGCACATTTGCTGTGCCAACGGATGGCAGGGATGCACTCAGCCATGCTATGCCCTCCCTGCTGGTCCTTCCCGACAGCGGTCTGTCCAGTACCGCCTCGCAGGCGTACAGggcatctgccagctctgctgccagcacccacctgccctccctgcccacaGGTACGTGAAGAGCCAGCGGCACACCATCCAGGTGGATTACATCCCCTACATGGACGAGCTCGCCTGCCAGGTGGGGGTCAAGCCCAACCTGCTCGCCCTCTTCCTCACCGACCCCAAGCTGGCGCTGGAGGTGCTCTTCGGGCCCTGCACGCCATACCAGTACCGCCTGCGGGGCCCGGGCATGTGGCCGGGTGCCAGGGAGGCGATCCTCAACCAGCAGCACCGCATCATCAAGCCCCTGCAGACACGGCATGTGGAGGAGCATCCCTCGACCACCACCCTGCCCCTCATCTTCAAGCTGGTCGGGGCCGTGGCTGTCCTCGCCCTCGTTTTTGCTTACTTGTAGGTGCCTACCCTTGCTGGGCTGCCCAGAGGGAAGGGAGGCTTTGCAGTGTGCCAGTGGGGCTGGACAGCCAACCCCCGTCCCACGGCACCCTGAGCAGCCCAATGCTGGCAGGAGCCCTTGtcctgcctggcacagccccGCTGTGGCCATGCCGCAAGCTGGCGGTGCATGGAGCCTCCCTGGCTGCCAAAATAACACCTTGGCGCCCACTCTGCGCCTCCTCCGGGGAGCCACCCTGGACATGGAGAAGGAAACCTGCTCACACGAAGGGTAAAATCCAGTCCCTCATGGCCAGCACTTCTTACCCAGCGGGGATGCCCCTATATTCTGGCACCATAACCCAGCTGAGCCACCACTGGCTACGCTCACACAAGGGCTAAGCAGAAAAGGCACAACAGACCTCCTAAATGGATAAAAGTGTGTTAAACAGAGCCAGGCGTCCGTCCCATTACTGGCTTCACCCCATGGGGGTGCCAGGGGGGATACACCCGGGTTTGAGGTCGGCCTCACGCTGGCAGCACAGCTCCGACTTCACAGCAGCATGGGCTGCATGCATGCACATGCGTGTATCTGCAGCAAAACAGCCTCGCCCAGGGCGTGTGCTGACAGAGCGGGTCACGGTGGTCTCAGCGACATGGCTCAGTGCTACCCTTGTCACTTGCACGTGGCTCCTCCAGAGGACGGCTGGGTGGCTTGGGGACCCGGAGTGGTGACAGGGGGTCCTGGCCACCGCACGCCAGGGCCAGCACGGCTGCCAGCCACCCGTGCCTTGAGCATCCcccagttttgttttccacacCATGACCTGCCAAAATCCGGAGTGTGGCCACATCTCAGCCCCCGCCCCCAGGAAGCCCTGGGGCAGCGTCAGCATCATTAAGTGCTTACAGAACCTAATGAGCCCCTTGCAaaaggcaggcacaggcaggaggtGTGGCACAGTGGGCAGGGGGAACCTGTAGAGCATGTCTGGAAGAAACACACTTGTACCGCCGCACCTGGCCCCAGTCGTACATGGAGAGCACAGGGACAGCCATCCCTGACCGAGCAGCACCACGCATCCCCCCGGCGAGACCTGCCAGGCTCCACACCCCACCAAGCACGTGCCGCCCCTGGCCAAGGCTTCCCTGCCATCCTTGCCACCACCGCACTGCGGGACATGACTGCCCAGCGAGTAGCAATCATTGGGGCTGGGGTTTCTGGCCTGTGTGCCCTGAAATGCTGCCTGGATGAGGGGCTGGTACCCATCTGCTTCGAGAGGAGCGGGGACATCGGGGGCCTCTGGCGCTTCGAGGTAAGGCCCAGGCTGTGTCAGCCTGCCCCGCAGCAGCAGTACGGATGGCATTGGGATGAGTCCTTGGCAGCTAAAAAGCTCTGCTCCCCTGCTTTCCATGCGTGCAGCAGGCAGGTTGCCCAGGAAAACCACGGCAAAAAAAGACCTGCTGCGGCAGCGGGAGGTGCCCATGGTGCCAGCTGGTGTGCCAGCCACACTGGACCCGTCTccttcccaccagcagcaggacaAATCCTCCCCAAGGACCTTACCTCAGGGCCCACTCTCCCAGCTCAGCCTTTGCCCTTCCCATTCCTCCCTTCCTGGTCTCATTCATCCCTTCCCCTGCTGCTTTGCTCCCGGTCCCCTCCAGTCCCTTCCTACCTATCCTGGCCCCACCTCACCCCACTGGCTGTCCCATGTCTGTCCTGCCCCATTTTGCAGGGCAGGTGGTCACACCTGCAGCACGGTGCTGGGTGCAAGGACAGGGGCTATAACCACGTGTGGCTTAATCCTGCACCCATGGGCACAGTGACGcgccaggcagggaggcaggtgTCCACTGCAAACCCGCAGCCCTGGCTTCCCACGCCAGCACCTAGCTGTGCCCTGCTCCAACAGGAGCACCCCGAGGAGGGACGCGCCAGCATCTACCCCTCCCTTATCATCAACGCTTCCAAGGAGCTGATGTGCTTCAGTGACTTCCCCATCCCTGAGGACTTCCCCAACTACATGCACAACTCCAAGATCATGGAGTACTTCCGCATGTACGCCCAGCACTTCGACCTGCTCCGCCACATCCGTttcagggtgagagctgggggatCCGGGGGCGCGGTGGCAGCAGGGCCGTGGAGCTCGGGATGCCTGACGCCCACTCGCTCTGCACCCAGACCAACGTGTGCCGTGTGACCAAGCGCCCCGACTTTGCCGCCACGGGCCAGTGGGAGGTGGTTGCGGAGAGCGAGGGGAAGCAGGAGGTGGACGTCTTTGACGCCGTGCTGGTGTGCACCGGGCACCACACCGACGCGCACCTCCCGCTGAGCACCTTCCCAGGTACCGCCCCGTGGGCTGCTCACCTGCTCCCTGACACCCCTGGCAGCACCCTCCTCTCTGGCTTAGCCCCCACCTCGTGCTGGCTGTTGCCAAAAGTGCCTCCACAGGTTAACGCACCTGGTGGCATTGAGCAAGCATGCTGCTATCCCATCCGTCCTGGTGGTCTGTCCTTGGTTGCTCTTGACATGCTCTCAGCATCTGACCAAAGCGCCCTGCTGGCCGGTGCCACCATTGCCAGGTCACCTCTCCCACCAGAGACAGGCTCCCTCAGTTGCTGGCCACACACCCGCTGGGCTCTCCAGCTCCCTGGCAAGGCTTGAGAGCTCGGCACTAGTGGTGGCCTTCTCCTCTGGGTGCCAGGCAAAAACACCTGCAGGGCTTTCAGCTGTTGAGGCCCTCTTTGGGTGGGGAACAGGCTGGAGCACACCATCACCGGGGTGTGGCAGGATGGCACAGAccccagctgctcctctgccccCAGGGCCTGGCACTGGGCGGGAACTGCAGAAGGATGTTGGCATGGGAACATGGCGGTCTCCAGTCCAAGACCTGCTCCAAACCAGGCTGGCCCCAAAGCCAGATCAGGATGCTCAGGGCCACGCTCAGCATCTCCCAGGCTGGAGAGGccaccgcctctctgggcaccaTCCCAGGGCTGCATCGCTCCCGTTGGTCTCGCTGGTCCTAGCCTGTTCCCAAAatccaccccctgccccacgtTCCTGCCTGGCGTGGCTTCCCTATCTCTTCCAGGGCTGGAAAAGTTTGAGGGCTGGTACCTGCACAGCCGGGACTACAAGGACCTGCAGTCCTTTTGGGGGAAGCGGGTGGTCGTGGTCGGCACCGGGAATTCAGGATGCGACATTGCGGTGGAGCTCAGCCAAGTGGCCAAGCAGGTGTGCTGGGAGAgccagtggggctggggtgcctATTCTTTTTCCCCAGAGGGCACCGAGCGACCCCCCCACCATCCCTTGGGCTCCCACTCCCTCCAGCATCCAGCCATGAGCACCCTGGGCCCTCTCGATGCAGGTGGCTGTTGTGGTCCCAGCCGCTGTGCTGGCATCCCTGTCCAAGGGGTACGGCAGGGGCCCAGCCCAGACCTGAGGACGCTGCCATGCCACCAcgtctcctctccttcctcccaggtCTTCCTCAGCACCCGGCGTGGGACCTGGGTGCTGCACCGGGTGGCAGATGGGGGGTACCCCTTTGACTATCTCTACCTCAGACGCTTCTTACAGCTCCTCTACAGACTGATGCCCCACATCATCAACTTTCTCATAAGCAGAAAGCTGAACGCCCGCTTCAATCACACGCTCTATGGCCTCCAGCCCCAGCATACGTGagcaccccagcagcaccccagggacctgccccagcactgcccatCCCTCTACCTGGGCCACACATGAGGTCCTTCTGTGCTTTCCAGGGTCTTTGAACAGCACCCAACTGTCAGCGACAACCTCTCCAACCGCATCATTTCGGGCAAGGTGCTGGTGAAGCCAAACATCCGGGAGTTCACGGAGACGTCTGCCATCTTTGATGACGGCACCAGGGAAGAGATTGATGCTGTGGTCTTTGCCACAGGATACagcttctctttccccttcctcgAGGGCTACGTGAAGGTGGTGGAGAACCAGATCCCCCTCTACAAATTCATGTTCCCCCCTGACCTGGAGAAGCCAACGCTGGCTTTCATTGGCCTCATCCAGCCCCTGGGCCCCATCATGCCCATCTCCGAGCTCCAGTGTCGCTGGGCCACCCGCGTCTTCAAGGGTAAGCGAGGCAGGGTGGGAGGATGTAGCCAGGCTCCCCAGGCCACAGCAAGGCTCAGTTGTTCAAGTGGTGGCATCCCCTCGCACACCGCCTCCCTCCACTCGCCTTTGTTGTCCTCCTTTTGTTTATTCATAAGCACAAAAACCACCGTTGCATTTTGCAGTGAGCCTCGTGCTCATCTTTTCTTGTGGGGGCCACTAACAGGCTCCGTTATCTACAACCACCTTCTCCCTCGTCCTTTGCTCCTGCCATGATGGCACGTGGCCAAAGCCCCAAAGGCTTTTGTGTGCAAGCAGAGGCCAGACGTACCATGGTGGGAGCacagccctccctcctgccacggcctcctcttccccagggctGCTTGACCTGCCACCATCTGCCAACATGCTGGCTGACATCATGCAAACCAAGGAGGAAATGGCCAAGCGGTAAGGACCCTGCGCAGCCATTACCGCTGCCACCATTACTGCCATGTCCACATGCCAAGCccacctgccctccctgcccacaGGTACGTGAAGAGCCAGCGGCACACCATCCAGGTGGATTACATCCCCTACATGGACGAGCTCGCCTGCCAGGTGGGGGTCAAGCCCAACCTGCTCGCCCTCTTCCTCACCGACCCCAAGCTGGCGCTGGAGGTGCTCTTCGGGCCCTGCACGCCATACCAGTACCGCCTGCGGGGCCCGGGCAAGTGGCCGGGTGCCAGGGAGGCGATCCTCACCCAGCATCAGCGTGTGGTCAAGCCCCTGCAAACCACAGCCAAGGGCCGTCCTCCCCACTCCAGCACCACATCCCACATCTTCAAGTTCTTCAGCATCGGTTTGATTGTGGCCACCCTTGCCTATGTCTCGCTCTCTCCTTAACCCAAAATGCAGGAGGCAGCGGGTCCTGTTGGCAatcttcttctcttcctttgggcTCAGGTGTTTCTGTAGTCTCGTACTAGGTCTGCCGCCACACCAGGAGGCATGGAGGGGGTTGGTTCCTTGAAGATGCAGTCTGCTCTTTCTCACCTTCCTGCTCTGCCAGAGCCACGTGAGATCTTCTCAGGGGCTGCTCTGAGGACACGGATCGCTCCGTTCCCTAAATCCTGGCCCGGCAGCTCCGCAAGCTCTACCCATGAGTTGTCCGTACAGAGGTGGTGCAGAAACCAGGAACTCGCCTGGCCAGGGCGTCTCGGGAAAAGGGCAATAAAGCTGGTCCCTGTGCCAGGGGGACCAGGGACCAGGCTGCGGGGATGTCTCAGTCTCTGGTGTCCATCCTGAGGCGTCTGTCTTGCCCACGCAGGGCCTGCCCAGCCCACAGGCCCCCTGGCCGCTTGCACCCACCGCCAGCCAGCTCTACCCCACAGCCAGCCTGCCCACCTGTGGCGcggcagcccagccccacgACCATCCCGGATCCGTTctttccctgccacccccaggctCCGGCCCCACCACTGCCCTAAACCGACGTGGCCGCCCACCCGCTGTAGGGAGGGTGAAGCCACACGGCCCTCAGCCACCATACCTGCACAACAGGGAGAAGCCATTAACAGCAATGGGTGAAGTTGCCCTCAAAAAACACGGTACTCCAGGCAGCGGGTAGAAGGACTGAAGGGTAGAGGGCCATATAGCAGCTACTGAGCCAGGACAAACTGTCAGAAAGTGAATTGTGGGGAATATTAACCCTCCTGTTGTCTTCAGATTAAGGGTCAGTTTGAGCCCTAAGTCACAGTGAGATCAGATTttacacagaaagaagagctctTGGCGGCGTCCCGGCCAACATCAGCAGAGGATCTGGCATTGCACAAGGGCTGCGTGCAGCAAGAGTGGAGATTGAAGATGTGCTCGTGCTGGAGAAGGCCAAGCGCTGGATGAGTGCCACGCTCTCCCTAGCCGGCCATCATAGCCATGGGAAACACTGCCTTCACTTAGCAGGCTGTGGTAGCTACAGCCTTGTTTTCTTAGCTAGTGAC is part of the Phalacrocorax carbo chromosome 6, bPhaCar2.1, whole genome shotgun sequence genome and encodes:
- the LOC104047871 gene encoding flavin-containing monooxygenase 5 isoform X3, whose translation is MAKRVAIIGGGSSGLCAIKACLQEGLEPVCFERTRDIGGLWRFEEHPEEGRASIYRSVIINTSKEMMCFSDFPVPEDFPNYMHNSKIMEYFRMYAQHFDLLRHIRFRTNVCRVTKRPDFAATGQWEVVAESEGKQEVDVFDAVLVCTGHHTDAHLPLSTFPGIEKFKGRYLHSRDYKDPQDFTGKRVVVIGIGNSGLDLAVEISQTAKQVFLSTRRGAWILNRVGDQGYPIDTILTTRMKVFLQMLLGLSMASDYAEKQMSARFDHSHYGLKPKHRILDQHPSINDDLPNRIISGKVLVKPNIREFTETSAIFDDGTREEIDAVVFATGYSFSFPFLEGYVKVVENQIPLYKFMFPPDLEKPTLAFIGLVQPLGAIMPISELQCRWATRVFKGLNKLPSRHDMEADIKHKREAMAKRYVKSQRHTIQVDYIPYMDELACQVGVKPNLLALFLTDPKLALEVLFGPCTPYQYRLRGPGMWPGAREAILNQQHRIIKPLQTRHVEEHPSTTTLPLIFKLVGAVAVLALVFAYL
- the LOC104047871 gene encoding flavin-containing monooxygenase 5 isoform X2, with translation MSPSTLRAKSRAVQPLVATKGEGQIQRLPAQRLHSTAVGLRAGRSVPVALGQSLQSLQKSQKPAGSGAGKADIERGLAVRRLCPGQRSTLINSRGPVVEGSMAKRVAIIGGGSSGLCAIKACLQEGLEPVCFERTRDIGGLWRFEEHPEEGRASIYRSVIINTSKEMMCFSDFPVPEDFPNYMHNSKIMEYFRMYAQHFDLLRHIRFRTNVCRVTKRPDFAATGQWEVVAESEGKQEVDVFDAVLVCTGHHTDAHLPLSTFPGIEKFKGRYLHSRDYKDPQDFTGKRVVVIGIGNSGLDLAVEISQTAKQVFLSTRRGAWILNRVGDQGYPIDTILTTRMKVFLQMLLGLSMASDYAEKQMSARFDHSHYGLKPKHRILDQHPSINDDLPNRIISGKVLVKPNIREFTETSAIFDDGTREEIDAVVFATGYSFSFPFLEGYVKVVENQIPLYKFMFPPDLEKPTLAFIGLVQPLGAIMPISELQCRWATRVFKGLNKLPSRHDMEADIKHKREAMAKRYVKSQRHTIQVDYIPYMDELACQVGVKPNLLALFLTDPKLALEVLFGPCTPYQYRLRGPGMWPGAREAILNQQHRIIKPLQTRHVEEHPSTTTLPLIFKLVGAVAVLALVFAYL
- the LOC135314123 gene encoding flavin-containing monooxygenase 5-like, whose product is MTAQRVAIIGAGVSGLCALKCCLDEGLVPICFERSGDIGGLWRFEEHPEEGRASIYPSLIINASKELMCFSDFPIPEDFPNYMHNSKIMEYFRMYAQHFDLLRHIRFRTNVCRVTKRPDFAATGQWEVVAESEGKQEVDVFDAVLVCTGHHTDAHLPLSTFPGLEKFEGWYLHSRDYKDLQSFWGKRVVVVGTGNSGCDIAVELSQVAKQVFLSTRRGTWVLHRVADGGYPFDYLYLRRFLQLLYRLMPHIINFLISRKLNARFNHTLYGLQPQHTVFEQHPTVSDNLSNRIISGKVLVKPNIREFTETSAIFDDGTREEIDAVVFATGYSFSFPFLEGYVKVVENQIPLYKFMFPPDLEKPTLAFIGLIQPLGPIMPISELQCRWATRVFKGLLDLPPSANMLADIMQTKEEMAKRYVKSQRHTIQVDYIPYMDELACQVGVKPNLLALFLTDPKLALEVLFGPCTPYQYRLRGPGKWPGAREAILTQHQRVVKPLQTTAKGRPPHSSTTSHIFKFFSIGLIVATLAYVSLSP